The Dehalogenimonas sp. 4OHTPN genome window below encodes:
- a CDS encoding universal stress protein — translation MYKKILVPLDGSKTAEGVLPHAKALAYSEGAEIALLNVAANPAQEFAFEDPAIAGYTVAEDEKAANKYMTKICDELRASGFKVSCHLREGGPATTILKIAEELKVDIIAMSTHGRNWPASWLIGSVAERVVRHSKVPVMMIRAGDS, via the coding sequence ATGTATAAAAAAATATTAGTCCCTCTTGACGGATCCAAAACAGCCGAAGGCGTTTTGCCTCATGCCAAAGCACTGGCATATTCAGAAGGGGCCGAAATTGCCCTTTTGAATGTGGCTGCTAATCCCGCCCAGGAATTCGCTTTTGAAGACCCGGCTATAGCTGGCTATACAGTCGCAGAAGACGAGAAAGCAGCAAACAAGTACATGACCAAAATCTGTGACGAGCTCCGGGCTTCAGGCTTTAAAGTATCCTGCCACCTTCGAGAGGGTGGTCCTGCCACCACCATTCTGAAGATTGCCGAAGAGCTAAAAGTTGATATCATCGCTATGTCCACGCACGGCCGTAACTGGCCAGCCAGCTGGTTGATCGGGTCTGTCGCCGAACGCGTGGTCCGACATTCCAAAGTGCCCGTGATGATGATTCGAGCTGGAGATTCCTAG